A region of Arabidopsis thaliana chromosome 5, partial sequence DNA encodes the following proteins:
- a CDS encoding basic helix-loop-helix (bHLH) DNA-binding superfamily protein (basic helix-loop-helix (bHLH) DNA-binding superfamily protein; FUNCTIONS IN: DNA binding, sequence-specific DNA binding transcription factor activity; INVOLVED IN: regulation of transcription; LOCATED IN: nucleus; EXPRESSED IN: 24 plant structures; EXPRESSED DURING: 14 growth stages; CONTAINS InterPro DOMAIN/s: Helix-loop-helix DNA-binding domain (InterPro:IPR001092), Helix-loop-helix DNA-binding (InterPro:IPR011598); BEST Arabidopsis thaliana protein match is: basic helix-loop-helix (bHLH) DNA-binding superfamily protein (TAIR:AT4G29930.3).) produces MEDIVDQELSNYWEPSSFLQNEDFEYDRSWPLEEAISGSYDSSSPDGAASSPASKNIVSERNRRQKLNQRLFALRSVVPNITKMDKASIIKDAISYIEGLQYEEKKLEAEIRELESTPKSSLSFSKDFDRDLLVPVTSKKMKQLDSGSSTSLIEVLELKVTFMGERTMVVSVTCNKRTDTMVKLCEVFESLNLKILTSNLTSFSGMIFHTVFIELRPNIYWVVWFLVFMSIFGPTIIVIWSIWFIKKKIILSLWRMKKNKRCCG; encoded by the exons ATGGAGGATATCGTCGACCAAGAATTAAGCAATTACTGGGAACCTAGCTCCTTCCTCCAAAACGAAGACTTCGAATACGACAG aagctggCCTTTGGAAGAAGCCATTTCTGGGTCGTATGATTCGAGTTCGCCGGATGGAGCTGCTTCGTCGCCGGCTTCTAAGAATATTGTGTCGGAGAGAAACAGAAGACAGAAACTTAACCAGAGACTCTTCGCTCTTCGATCAGTTGTTCCCAATATCACTAAG ATGGATAAAGCCTCAATAATCAAAGATGCTATTAGTTACATAGAAGGATTAcaatatgaagaaaagaagctCGAAGCTGAGATCAGAGAACTTGAATCTACACCAAAGAGTAGCCTTAGTTTCAGCAAAGATTTTGATCGTGATTTACTTGTTCCTGTCACAtccaagaagatgaagcagcTTGATTCTGGTTCTTCCACTTCTCTCATCGAAGTTCTCGAA TTGAAGGTAACATTCATGGGAGAGAGGACAATGGTGGTGAGTGTAACATGTAATAAGAGGACAGATACAATGGTGAAACTGTGTGAAGTCTTTGAGTCATTGAATCTCAAAATCCTCACTTCCAATCTCACCTCTTTCTCTGGCATGATCTTCCACACTGTCTTTATTGAG TTGCGACCAAACATTTATTGGGTTGTgtggtttttagtttttatgtcTATTTTTGGTCCCACAATTATTGTAATTTGGTCCATTTggtttattaaaaagaaaataatattatctcTGTG gcggatgaagaagaacaagaggtGTTGCggttaa
- a CDS encoding basic helix-loop-helix (bHLH) DNA-binding superfamily protein has product MEDIVDQELSNYWEPSSFLQNEDFEYDSWPLEEAISGSYDSSSPDGAASSPASKNIVSERNRRQKLNQRLFALRSVVPNITKMDKASIIKDAISYIEGLQYEEKKLEAEIRELESTPKSSLSFSKDFDRDLLVPVTSKKMKQLDSGSSTSLIEVLELKVTFMGERTMVVSVTCNKRTDTMVKLCEVFESLNLKILTSNLTSFSGMIFHTVFIEFILALQFIC; this is encoded by the exons ATGGAGGATATCGTCGACCAAGAATTAAGCAATTACTGGGAACCTAGCTCCTTCCTCCAAAACGAAGACTTCGAATACGACAG ctggCCTTTGGAAGAAGCCATTTCTGGGTCGTATGATTCGAGTTCGCCGGATGGAGCTGCTTCGTCGCCGGCTTCTAAGAATATTGTGTCGGAGAGAAACAGAAGACAGAAACTTAACCAGAGACTCTTCGCTCTTCGATCAGTTGTTCCCAATATCACTAAG ATGGATAAAGCCTCAATAATCAAAGATGCTATTAGTTACATAGAAGGATTAcaatatgaagaaaagaagctCGAAGCTGAGATCAGAGAACTTGAATCTACACCAAAGAGTAGCCTTAGTTTCAGCAAAGATTTTGATCGTGATTTACTTGTTCCTGTCACAtccaagaagatgaagcagcTTGATTCTGGTTCTTCCACTTCTCTCATCGAAGTTCTCGAA TTGAAGGTAACATTCATGGGAGAGAGGACAATGGTGGTGAGTGTAACATGTAATAAGAGGACAGATACAATGGTGAAACTGTGTGAAGTCTTTGAGTCATTGAATCTCAAAATCCTCACTTCCAATCTCACCTCTTTCTCTGGCATGATCTTCCACACTGTCTTTATTGAG tttatcTTAGCTTTGCAGTTTATTTGCTAA
- a CDS encoding basic helix-loop-helix (bHLH) DNA-binding superfamily protein (basic helix-loop-helix (bHLH) DNA-binding superfamily protein; FUNCTIONS IN: DNA binding, sequence-specific DNA binding transcription factor activity; INVOLVED IN: regulation of transcription; LOCATED IN: nucleus; EXPRESSED IN: 24 plant structures; EXPRESSED DURING: 14 growth stages; CONTAINS InterPro DOMAIN/s: Helix-loop-helix DNA-binding domain (InterPro:IPR001092), Helix-loop-helix DNA-binding (InterPro:IPR011598); BEST Arabidopsis thaliana protein match is: basic helix-loop-helix (bHLH) DNA-binding superfamily protein (TAIR:AT4G29930.3); Has 35333 Blast hits to 34131 proteins in 2444 species: Archae - 798; Bacteria - 22429; Metazoa - 974; Fungi - 991; Plants - 531; Viruses - 0; Other Eukaryotes - 9610 (source: NCBI BLink).), with protein MEDIVDQELSNYWEPSSFLQNEDFEYDRSWPLEEAISGSYDSSSPDGAASSPASKNIVSERNRRQKLNQRLFALRSVVPNITKMDKASIIKDAISYIEGLQYEEKKLEAEIRELESTPKSSLSFSKDFDRDLLVPVTSKKMKQLDSGSSTSLIEVLELKVTFMGERTMVVSVTCNKRTDTMVKLCEVFESLNLKILTSNLTSFSGMIFHTVFIEVSIFLSLSLLSL; from the exons ATGGAGGATATCGTCGACCAAGAATTAAGCAATTACTGGGAACCTAGCTCCTTCCTCCAAAACGAAGACTTCGAATACGACAG aagctggCCTTTGGAAGAAGCCATTTCTGGGTCGTATGATTCGAGTTCGCCGGATGGAGCTGCTTCGTCGCCGGCTTCTAAGAATATTGTGTCGGAGAGAAACAGAAGACAGAAACTTAACCAGAGACTCTTCGCTCTTCGATCAGTTGTTCCCAATATCACTAAG ATGGATAAAGCCTCAATAATCAAAGATGCTATTAGTTACATAGAAGGATTAcaatatgaagaaaagaagctCGAAGCTGAGATCAGAGAACTTGAATCTACACCAAAGAGTAGCCTTAGTTTCAGCAAAGATTTTGATCGTGATTTACTTGTTCCTGTCACAtccaagaagatgaagcagcTTGATTCTGGTTCTTCCACTTCTCTCATCGAAGTTCTCGAA TTGAAGGTAACATTCATGGGAGAGAGGACAATGGTGGTGAGTGTAACATGTAATAAGAGGACAGATACAATGGTGAAACTGTGTGAAGTCTTTGAGTCATTGAATCTCAAAATCCTCACTTCCAATCTCACCTCTTTCTCTGGCATGATCTTCCACACTGTCTTTATTGAGGTCagcatctttctctctctatctctcttgtctctctaa
- a CDS encoding basic helix-loop-helix (bHLH) DNA-binding superfamily protein (basic helix-loop-helix (bHLH) DNA-binding superfamily protein; FUNCTIONS IN: DNA binding, sequence-specific DNA binding transcription factor activity; INVOLVED IN: regulation of transcription; LOCATED IN: nucleus; EXPRESSED IN: 24 plant structures; EXPRESSED DURING: 14 growth stages; CONTAINS InterPro DOMAIN/s: Helix-loop-helix DNA-binding domain (InterPro:IPR001092), Helix-loop-helix DNA-binding (InterPro:IPR011598); BEST Arabidopsis thaliana protein match is: basic helix-loop-helix (bHLH) DNA-binding superfamily protein (TAIR:AT4G29930.3); Has 35333 Blast hits to 34131 proteins in 2444 species: Archae - 798; Bacteria - 22429; Metazoa - 974; Fungi - 991; Plants - 531; Viruses - 0; Other Eukaryotes - 9610 (source: NCBI BLink).), which yields MEDIVDQELSNYWEPSSFLQNEDFEYDRSWPLEEAISGSYDSSSPDGAASSPASKNIVSERNRRQKLNQRLFALRSVVPNITKMDKASIIKDAISYIEGLQYEEKKLEAEIRELESTPKSSLSFSKDFDRDLLVPVTSKKMKQLDSGSSTSLIEVLELKVTFMGERTMVVSVTCNKRTDTMVKLCEVFESLNLKILTSNLTSFSGMIFHTVFIEIAIAN from the exons ATGGAGGATATCGTCGACCAAGAATTAAGCAATTACTGGGAACCTAGCTCCTTCCTCCAAAACGAAGACTTCGAATACGACAG aagctggCCTTTGGAAGAAGCCATTTCTGGGTCGTATGATTCGAGTTCGCCGGATGGAGCTGCTTCGTCGCCGGCTTCTAAGAATATTGTGTCGGAGAGAAACAGAAGACAGAAACTTAACCAGAGACTCTTCGCTCTTCGATCAGTTGTTCCCAATATCACTAAG ATGGATAAAGCCTCAATAATCAAAGATGCTATTAGTTACATAGAAGGATTAcaatatgaagaaaagaagctCGAAGCTGAGATCAGAGAACTTGAATCTACACCAAAGAGTAGCCTTAGTTTCAGCAAAGATTTTGATCGTGATTTACTTGTTCCTGTCACAtccaagaagatgaagcagcTTGATTCTGGTTCTTCCACTTCTCTCATCGAAGTTCTCGAA TTGAAGGTAACATTCATGGGAGAGAGGACAATGGTGGTGAGTGTAACATGTAATAAGAGGACAGATACAATGGTGAAACTGTGTGAAGTCTTTGAGTCATTGAATCTCAAAATCCTCACTTCCAATCTCACCTCTTTCTCTGGCATGATCTTCCACACTGTCTTTATTGAG ATTGCAATTGCTAATTAA
- a CDS encoding basic helix-loop-helix (bHLH) DNA-binding superfamily protein (basic helix-loop-helix (bHLH) DNA-binding superfamily protein; FUNCTIONS IN: DNA binding, sequence-specific DNA binding transcription factor activity; INVOLVED IN: regulation of transcription; LOCATED IN: nucleus; EXPRESSED IN: 24 plant structures; EXPRESSED DURING: 14 growth stages; CONTAINS InterPro DOMAIN/s: Helix-loop-helix DNA-binding domain (InterPro:IPR001092), Helix-loop-helix DNA-binding (InterPro:IPR011598); BEST Arabidopsis thaliana protein match is: basic helix-loop-helix (bHLH) DNA-binding superfamily protein (TAIR:AT4G29930.1); Has 30201 Blast hits to 17322 proteins in 780 species: Archae - 12; Bacteria - 1396; Metazoa - 17338; Fungi - 3422; Plants - 5037; Viruses - 0; Other Eukaryotes - 2996 (source: NCBI BLink).), with amino-acid sequence MEDIVDQELSNYWEPSSFLQNEDFEYDSWPLEEAISGSYDSSSPDGAASSPASKNIVSERNRRQKLNQRLFALRSVVPNITKMDKASIIKDAISYIEGLQYEEKKLEAEIRELESTPKSSLSFSKDFDRDLLVPVTSKKMKQLDSGSSTSLIEVLELKVTFMGERTMVVSVTCNKRTDTMVKLCEVFESLNLKILTSNLTSFSGMIFHTVFIEADEEEQEVLRLKIETGIGAYNETQSPTLSIDSLY; translated from the exons ATGGAGGATATCGTCGACCAAGAATTAAGCAATTACTGGGAACCTAGCTCCTTCCTCCAAAACGAAGACTTCGAATACGACAG ctggCCTTTGGAAGAAGCCATTTCTGGGTCGTATGATTCGAGTTCGCCGGATGGAGCTGCTTCGTCGCCGGCTTCTAAGAATATTGTGTCGGAGAGAAACAGAAGACAGAAACTTAACCAGAGACTCTTCGCTCTTCGATCAGTTGTTCCCAATATCACTAAG ATGGATAAAGCCTCAATAATCAAAGATGCTATTAGTTACATAGAAGGATTAcaatatgaagaaaagaagctCGAAGCTGAGATCAGAGAACTTGAATCTACACCAAAGAGTAGCCTTAGTTTCAGCAAAGATTTTGATCGTGATTTACTTGTTCCTGTCACAtccaagaagatgaagcagcTTGATTCTGGTTCTTCCACTTCTCTCATCGAAGTTCTCGAA TTGAAGGTAACATTCATGGGAGAGAGGACAATGGTGGTGAGTGTAACATGTAATAAGAGGACAGATACAATGGTGAAACTGTGTGAAGTCTTTGAGTCATTGAATCTCAAAATCCTCACTTCCAATCTCACCTCTTTCTCTGGCATGATCTTCCACACTGTCTTTATTGAG gcggatgaagaagaacaagaggtGTTGCggttaaaaatagaaacaggAATAGGAGCTTATAATGAAACTCAAAGCCCTACTTTGAGCATCGACTCTCTTTActaa